A region of Methanocorpusculum labreanum Z DNA encodes the following proteins:
- a CDS encoding class I SAM-dependent methyltransferase codes for MDSLINWQALQKLSMPQMPSQQKNGENMWDTAATMYNKMAALEKSHTLNQINAIPLRPTDTVLDMGCGPGRITVPVAQRVSSVTAADSAESMLAYCKENVKKANLTNVDPVFLDFNDAVIGENLKKHDVAICSRSAGLQDLKKLSSFADRIAAIVIWANAPSIPELLEKLFTGTGSEGRRPHPGGRDRRVGYNLFYNIVYDLGYEPNVHVVDDGFTCEYASREEAYRDLSILGQIDPDKTDVFRRNVDQFLTENANGGYTFLLETRSAVIWWDVSSKTY; via the coding sequence ATGGATTCTCTTATCAACTGGCAGGCTCTGCAAAAACTGAGTATGCCGCAAATGCCTTCGCAGCAAAAGAACGGAGAAAATATGTGGGACACGGCCGCGACCATGTACAACAAAATGGCGGCCCTTGAAAAATCTCACACATTGAACCAGATCAACGCCATCCCTCTCAGACCAACGGACACAGTTCTTGATATGGGATGCGGACCAGGCCGTATCACGGTCCCCGTTGCTCAGCGTGTGTCCTCGGTTACCGCCGCCGATTCTGCAGAGTCGATGCTTGCTTACTGTAAGGAGAACGTAAAAAAGGCGAATCTTACAAACGTTGATCCGGTATTTCTCGACTTCAATGATGCCGTTATCGGTGAAAACCTTAAAAAACACGATGTGGCAATCTGTTCACGTTCCGCCGGTCTTCAGGATTTGAAAAAGCTGAGCTCCTTTGCAGACAGGATCGCAGCTATCGTGATCTGGGCAAATGCCCCAAGTATCCCGGAACTTCTCGAAAAACTGTTTACCGGAACCGGCAGCGAAGGCCGCAGACCCCATCCCGGAGGAAGAGATCGGCGGGTTGGCTACAATCTTTTCTATAATATCGTTTACGATCTTGGGTACGAACCGAACGTACATGTCGTCGATGACGGATTTACCTGCGAGTACGCCTCCCGCGAAGAGGCCTACAGAGATCTGTCGATCCTTGGCCAGATCGATCCGGATAAAACGGATGTGTTCCGGCGCAATGTGGATCAGTTCCTCACAGAAAATGCAAACGGTGGATATACTTTCCTTTTGGAGACCAGATCTGCGGTCATCTGGTGGGACGTCTCTTCAAAAACCTATTAA
- a CDS encoding VOC family protein has translation MKFICPLIVVDDIEASKKFYTEVLGQEITMDFGANVTFDESFAIQSKSSWTGFIDKPDAEIRYQGNDAELYFEEEEFDAFIERLKKYDVKYVHPVIEHAWGQRVVRFYDPDMHIIEVGESMMNVCRRFKEQGMTVEEIVAKTMFPEEVVEMFLEEE, from the coding sequence ATGAAGTTTATATGCCCGTTAATCGTAGTCGATGATATCGAAGCATCGAAAAAGTTCTATACCGAGGTCCTTGGTCAGGAAATAACCATGGATTTCGGGGCAAACGTCACGTTCGACGAGTCGTTTGCGATTCAGTCGAAGAGTTCCTGGACAGGATTTATCGATAAACCCGATGCCGAGATCCGGTATCAGGGAAACGATGCCGAGCTCTACTTCGAGGAGGAGGAGTTCGATGCATTCATTGAGCGCCTCAAGAAGTATGATGTGAAATACGTTCATCCTGTGATCGAACATGCCTGGGGTCAGAGGGTCGTCAGATTCTATGATCCGGACATGCACATCATCGAAGTAGGCGAGAGTATGATGAATGTCTGCCGCAGATTCAAGGAACAGGGCATGACCGTTGAAGAGATCGTCGCGAAAACGATGTTCCCGGAAGAGGTCGTGGAGATGTTTCTGGAAGAGGAATAA
- a CDS encoding type II glyceraldehyde-3-phosphate dehydrogenase gives MIKVAVNGYGTIGKRVADAVSCQPDMEIIGVSKTKPGAEAYVAQKRGYPLYIADISKKDAFTKAGIQVAGSVEEMIQKADIVVDATPGGVGEGNKALYEKYQKKAIWEGGEEHEVAGFSFNASCNYEQAIGRQYARVVSCNTTGLCRIIKLIDSVFGVKKVRATMVRRGGDPGDIKRGPIDAIVLNPVTIPSHHGPDVQSVLPNINIITSAMIVPTTLMHMHFINMELKNPATKEQVIELIKAHSRLGLIEKSTGITSTAQLKEFTSDLLRPRGDLWENGIFADSLSVLDGTDLYLFQAIHQEADVVVETVDCIRAMAGDVKTAMESIAMTNKAVGLTAIR, from the coding sequence ATGATCAAGGTTGCAGTCAATGGATATGGTACGATCGGAAAACGCGTTGCCGACGCGGTTTCCTGTCAGCCGGATATGGAAATAATCGGCGTTTCCAAAACCAAACCGGGCGCAGAGGCCTACGTTGCCCAGAAAAGAGGATACCCCCTCTACATCGCAGATATCAGTAAAAAAGACGCTTTCACCAAAGCAGGCATACAGGTCGCCGGCTCGGTCGAGGAGATGATCCAGAAGGCGGATATCGTCGTCGATGCAACGCCCGGAGGAGTCGGTGAGGGAAACAAAGCCCTCTACGAAAAGTACCAGAAAAAAGCGATCTGGGAAGGAGGAGAGGAGCACGAAGTTGCCGGATTTTCCTTCAACGCATCCTGCAATTACGAGCAGGCGATCGGCAGACAGTATGCACGGGTCGTGTCCTGTAATACCACCGGCCTTTGCCGGATCATCAAACTCATCGACTCCGTTTTCGGCGTGAAAAAAGTCCGGGCAACCATGGTTCGCCGGGGAGGAGACCCCGGGGATATCAAACGAGGACCGATCGATGCGATCGTTTTGAACCCGGTCACGATCCCGTCCCACCACGGTCCGGACGTGCAGAGCGTTCTCCCGAATATCAATATCATAACCTCGGCGATGATCGTGCCGACGACACTTATGCATATGCATTTCATCAATATGGAACTGAAAAACCCGGCAACCAAAGAGCAGGTCATCGAGCTGATCAAAGCCCACTCCCGTCTCGGCCTTATTGAAAAGAGCACGGGGATCACGAGCACGGCCCAGCTGAAAGAGTTCACCTCCGATCTGCTCCGTCCAAGAGGAGACCTCTGGGAGAACGGGATCTTTGCCGACTCGCTGTCGGTCCTCGACGGAACGGATCTGTATTTGTTCCAGGCGATCCATCAGGAAGCGGATGTCGTCGTGGAAACCGTGGACTGTATCCGGGCAATGGCCGGAGATGTGAAGACCGCCATGGAATCGATCGCAATGACAAACAAGGCTGTTGGTCTGACGGCCATCCGCTGA
- a CDS encoding ABC transporter substrate-binding protein: protein MMKKFLLILVSLVLILTISAAGCVDVSQSPSNRTITDMNGAEVVIPAEINTVVNLWPASNSVMLCMGAGDKLIGTTSFTKSLYWSQKVYPAIVDVPVGTDNVEELLALSPDLIITPQKATAEKLRAAGLPAICLMFSDYDTMKQAFGILGEALGGDYVEKAAKWSDLVDENKARVQAAIGDIPEDEKPVVYYIQGQSNQGLYATFSANSIMEDWTETAGGIFASTRLNLTGNTASAEEVLALNPDVIIIGGPAQHELYDELMASEEWKEINAVKNGRVYTNPNGLFPWERFGMESALQILFAASVIHPDLFQVDMVSEVQDFYKEFVGIDLTKEEAQNMINGYGPNGETYT from the coding sequence ATGATGAAAAAATTTCTATTAATTCTCGTATCTCTGGTTCTGATACTTACCATTTCAGCAGCAGGGTGTGTCGATGTCTCTCAATCTCCCTCAAATCGGACCATTACCGATATGAACGGTGCCGAGGTTGTCATTCCTGCAGAAATTAACACGGTTGTGAATTTATGGCCGGCATCCAACTCCGTTATGCTCTGTATGGGTGCGGGCGATAAACTCATCGGAACGACATCCTTTACCAAATCGCTCTACTGGTCCCAAAAGGTGTATCCGGCAATCGTCGATGTACCGGTTGGAACCGATAATGTTGAGGAACTTCTCGCTCTCTCTCCCGACTTAATCATCACGCCTCAGAAAGCAACTGCCGAAAAACTCCGTGCAGCCGGTCTTCCTGCTATCTGTCTGATGTTCAGTGATTATGACACCATGAAACAGGCATTCGGCATCCTTGGCGAAGCGTTAGGCGGAGACTATGTTGAAAAAGCTGCAAAGTGGTCCGATCTTGTGGACGAGAACAAAGCCCGTGTCCAGGCAGCAATCGGCGACATCCCTGAAGATGAAAAACCCGTGGTTTATTACATCCAGGGTCAGTCGAATCAGGGTCTTTATGCGACCTTCTCTGCAAACTCCATTATGGAGGACTGGACGGAGACCGCAGGAGGCATTTTTGCATCAACCCGTCTTAATCTGACCGGCAATACGGCATCTGCAGAGGAAGTACTCGCCTTGAATCCTGATGTCATTATTATCGGCGGCCCTGCTCAGCATGAACTCTATGATGAACTGATGGCTTCTGAGGAATGGAAAGAGATCAACGCCGTCAAAAACGGTCGTGTTTATACGAATCCAAACGGTCTTTTCCCCTGGGAGCGGTTCGGTATGGAAAGCGCTCTGCAGATTCTCTTCGCTGCATCGGTGATCCACCCCGATTTATTCCAGGTTGACATGGTATCTGAAGTTCAGGACTTCTACAAAGAATTTGTTGGCATTGATCTAACAAAAGAAGAAGCTCAGAACATGATCAACGGTTACGGACCGAACGGCGAAACGTATACGTGA
- a CDS encoding phosphoglycerate mutase family protein has product MDLPLPSSDGTYHEFGGAPIYEKRFKAVGPFRFPGLAAVVDESGAYHIDFSGSPLYEERYAQAGDFSYDCAVVKTADGEYFHINEEGKRIGHNNYLYAEEFFEGTAVIYRKNYGATHITTGGEMLYGDWYFDARRFVNGEALVRDEDGWLVIDMTGKEIHRADPPEDEYPISGMVRFIGTESPIPTILKMTEWDAAVVLVRHAEREPFIKGEPGSHKKLTIRGERAALTFGERIGGRRIKAYASPMFRCMRTAELILAGAKEPENVCANDFLGDPGAYVFDDELTRGFYVKNPTKTVALEYIRTGTLPGHYPIREGTDRLLGFLKSTAFQDGIAVCVTHDVFLCAFVSTLTEYDFTDDWTGFLDGCILFRKNEIWYLWWRGKETKL; this is encoded by the coding sequence ATGGATCTTCCATTACCAAGTTCCGACGGGACGTATCACGAGTTTGGCGGTGCGCCTATCTATGAAAAACGGTTCAAGGCCGTCGGACCGTTCCGGTTCCCGGGCCTTGCCGCCGTAGTTGATGAATCGGGAGCGTATCATATCGATTTTTCAGGCAGCCCCCTTTATGAAGAAAGATACGCCCAGGCAGGGGATTTTTCGTATGACTGTGCAGTGGTCAAAACGGCAGACGGCGAGTATTTCCACATCAACGAAGAGGGAAAACGGATCGGGCACAACAACTATCTCTATGCCGAGGAGTTTTTCGAAGGGACGGCGGTGATCTACCGGAAAAATTACGGAGCGACCCACATCACGACCGGAGGGGAGATGCTTTACGGAGACTGGTACTTCGATGCCCGAAGATTCGTCAACGGCGAAGCACTCGTCAGAGACGAGGACGGCTGGCTCGTTATCGATATGACGGGAAAGGAAATTCACCGGGCCGATCCCCCCGAGGATGAATATCCTATTTCAGGAATGGTCAGATTCATCGGAACGGAAAGCCCGATCCCCACTATTCTGAAGATGACCGAATGGGATGCGGCGGTCGTTCTCGTCAGGCATGCCGAACGGGAGCCGTTCATCAAAGGAGAGCCGGGGTCCCACAAAAAACTCACGATCCGGGGGGAGCGGGCAGCACTGACCTTTGGCGAAAGAATCGGAGGCCGGCGGATCAAAGCGTATGCAAGCCCGATGTTTCGGTGCATGCGTACCGCCGAGCTGATCCTTGCAGGAGCAAAAGAGCCTGAAAATGTCTGCGCAAACGATTTTCTCGGCGATCCCGGGGCATACGTTTTTGATGACGAGCTGACCCGCGGCTTCTATGTGAAAAATCCGACCAAGACGGTGGCTCTTGAATATATCAGAACAGGCACGCTGCCCGGTCATTATCCGATCAGGGAGGGAACGGACAGACTGCTCGGATTCCTGAAAAGTACGGCATTTCAGGACGGCATCGCGGTCTGTGTGACCCATGATGTATTTCTTTGTGCATTTGTATCTACGCTGACCGAGTATGATTTCACGGATGACTGGACAGGTTTTCTGGACGGATGCATTTTATTTAGAAAAAATGAAATATGGTACCTCTGGTGGAGAGGGAAGGAGACAAAATTATGA